CCAGTAGAGAATAACTCTGAATCACCTGGCATGTGCCTCTGAGCTCCATGATTTATTAAGCCAGTCTATCCCACTCATTCAGCTATGTAGGTAGGTACCTGGGTAGCATGGTACAAGTCAAAAGAACTCTGGACACAAGGAAGGTCAAGAAATCTGGTTGGCCCTTCCACTGTATAGGGTAGCAGGGGACGGTGGAAAGTCGAGGACAACTGTAGGGTTGTGAACTTGagaaactggaaggatggtggtgccccccaCAGGAAGAAGCTGTGAAAAGGAGCTGTGTAGGCAGCAACACATTCCCCATCTTTCAGCCCTCTTATGCTGGCTCTCTGCCTCCACCTCTGTAATCTTGATGGAATAGGCCATCTCCTTCCTTCACCAAGGACTTCCTGGCTGGTTGTAGCATTGGTGCTGCTCTCTCCAAGACCAAAATGTCCCCCAACAAGAGAGTCAAAATACTATTACAAGTGCAGAATGCAATTAAATTGCTGTTGATAACTGTACAAAAGGCAAAATAGATTGTATAGCCCCAATTCCAAAGGCATAAGAAGGGCCGTTTTCCTTCTGGAAAGGTAATAGAGCAAATGTCATCAGATATTCCTTCAACCAGgcctttcatttttactttaagGATAAGGGCAAGCAGGTGTTTTGGGGAGGAGTTTGATGGGGTATTTTGCTGGTAATCTTGCCTCTGGTGGTGCCACTATTCTCTGCCTTGTCTACTCATTGGAACATGCTTGGCAGCAGATATTGGGAAATATAGCACCAAGAGAGAATTCAAAGGTTTGAGAGACTGCCTTGTGAAGATTAACAAAATTTGATGGAACTCATGGCCTGTATCAAGTTTTGGTGTCTTGGTGCAAGGCATTATCATCTACTTTGGAATCTATGATACAACAAAAAGTATGCTCCCAGATCCTAGGAACACTCATGTTATGttcagtttgataccactgctatAGCAGGTGTGGTCTTTTATCCCTCTGATATGGTAAGGCAGTAAAGGATGATAACAGTCTCAACACAAAAGAGCTGATATCATGTATACTGGGACAATTAACTGCTGGAGGACGATTGCCAAAGATGAGGATTTCAAAGCTTTCTTCAAGGGTTCCTGGCCTAATGTTCttagaggaataaatggagccttcatGCATGTCCTGTATGATGAATTGAAGAAAGTTATATAAGTATATCCTAACTAAAAATAGAAACCGTGAATATAGATCATGCAGAATACTTAGCCATTTTAGACCACTGACCTTCAGTAAAGTGTTTTCCAGGCCAGTTCATGTTTGTATAGGACtcatttattttgatttatttacaCAATGGAACTGATGATTCATTTGGTTGGGGAAAATAACGGTTATATTATGTTGTGAGTCCAAGAAGGCAGATCAACTTAGACCATCTAattgaaatgttatttttgtAGGACCATAAATTTGTATTTAAGTATCTCTTAAGTTATCTCTTCCACTTCTACTTAAACACCATATATACTGTTTTGCATAGCTGAATATTTGGCAGTTATGGTAATATGTGTTGTGTATTCTGCTgtaaaacaataaacataataaacaataaatacacagaacactcattaaaaaaatgaaggaagggagggattgaGAAAAAATCAgttctattttgaacatgttaaatttgaaatcCATCCATGTGGAAATAACCAGCAGGCAGTTGATTATATGGGACTAGATTTTAGGAGAGAGTagggatatatttatatacatatatatgcatatatagatgtaGGTATGTATAACAGTCATCTCTGTGGAGTTTGTTGATTCCATAGGAGCAGATGAATTATTGCACTTATTGGAGCAggatttattgagtatctaccaTGTACTGTAGGCaatataataaataagaaaaatccctgccttcaaataGTTTATAATCTTGTCAGAGAGAAAGACAATTGGAAAAGTGTGATATAGAGTAtaattaaatgccaaaaaaaatgttaaagccAGTGCTAAACAGCCAATGGAAGAGAATAAGGAAAAGTTTCACGAAAGAGGGATTTAACCTTTGGAAGGATGGAAAATTTGATCGTCTTCTCATGTCCCTAAAGGTCTGCAGTACTGAAGTACCTAGAATACCAAAAGAGACAGTgcagacagagaaaagaagaggacccaggacggACTGGGGATGTTCCCTGTTTAAGGGGGTAGGGGCATGAATGATGATCCAGCTCTTGAGATTGAGGAGTGGCCAggcaaggaggaggagaaccagaggatggcagtgtcacaaaaacccagggaaAATAGAATGTCCAGAGTGGTGAGGAGGATCAcatgctgcagagaggtccaaaagtatgagaactgagaaaaagtcatcattggatttggcaactaagaggtcACTGGTAACCTTAAAGAGCGTAATTTCATCTGGGTTATAACATCAGAAGACAAATTGAAAGGGATcaagaaataagaggaaaaagattttttaaagaatttggcCCTGAAACAAAGAGGAGATATATAGGAAGATAGCCTTAGGAGATGGTAAGATTAAGTGAAGGGGTTTTTAAAGCGTCGAGGGAGACTTgtgcatatttgtaggcagtgaGAGAAGAGCTattagatagggagagattgaaaattagaaaaagggagaggatgatttgaggggaaggaggaaaatggatGCAACTGTTAGAGAAAACAGAATCAAGGGCACAAGTAGAAGAAACAGTGAGGAGAAAGACCATCTCTTTTCATCAGAGAATGGAGCAGAGGAGGAGAGATTGAGGGACAATATCAAGAGGTTTTATAATGTGAtgtaagagagaagaagaagctcATGGCCATGGCATCTATTTTTGCAGTCAAGGATGAAGGACTCCATGCTGAGAGGGAGGGAAGTGGAGAAGAGTGGGAAGGGGCagtttgaggagagaagaaaaggtctgGAACAGCCCTCTAGGAAGTTCAATTGAGAGTCAATCAGGACTGCTAGGTCTGTAGTTGGATCTAGTAGCAGAATAATAGATGGATAGAcccagcaagaatttattaagggttagctatatgccagacactgtgctaagtactaggaatgcaaaaagacagcccctactctcaaagagtttacattctaatgggggaagatcatacagaagggaaatgatttttttaaaagggtagGTGGAGAGAGAAGGCAACCCTGGggcagagggggtgggggaggcatttTAAAGGGCATTCAAAAAAAAGAGCTAGGTTCTAATATCTAGTTTGGGCCAAGGCATTTCCTAAAATGGAGAGCTGTGGGCAGGACCTCACCAGTCAAAAGAGGGAGCAGCAGGGGCAAAGGTGTAAAAGTCCTGAGAATCAGGAATAGAGTGGATTGATCTTGAGCATTTCCTACAATAGTGGCAGCGGAAGGAGAGAGACAtcattcagtggaaagagcagtggacCTGACTGACTGCTCTTGTATTTCCTCACTTTAAGAAAGTCACAAGTTTTCTGAGCCTTCTTCCATTAACTCTAAATTGGAAATGATATTTGCACTATTTCACTAGGTCACTAGGgggacagaatgctggactttGGTCAGGAAGGCTACTTGACCTGCCTCAGACCCatatgctgtgtgaccctgggcaaatcacttaaactctttcagactcaatttcctcatctataaagtaggggGTAATAGTAGCACACATCTCACAGGgttgaccaaatgagataatatatgtaaagtactctgcaaacctGAAAGAACTTATATAAACGCTCTTAATCTTATTGTCAAGTAGTTGTGAGGGTTatgagataatgcatatgaaTTATTTTATAATCTAGAGTTATATAGGTATAAGTTATTTATTctattatacttttttttctcagtgccccagcaaaagcttaaaactgcacgcAGTGGAGGAAATGGATAGTTATGGTATTATTTCAAGAGGTACTTTTGTTGCTATCCTTAGACTTTAAACATCGGCATTTGATGAGTTTAAAGATACCAGATACAGAACTGGTAAAAGATTCTTTTGTCCTACCAAGAcaacctgttttgttttgttttgtttcatttgaagGAAGAGGGGGTAGGGGGTAGAGAAGAGGGGGGAGTTGGCAGAAATCTGTACCTGTGAGTTTCAATACTATCCAGTCTCCTGGTATATAGAAATTCCTTCTCCTGATCAGCTCAGCATCTTGTCTATAAATCATAGCTTAGAGTTGTCTAGGGcactgaggtgaagtgacttagccatggtcacagaaccagtatgtatcagaggtaagacttgagcCCAGGCTTCCTGACCCCAAGACTGTCCCTCCCTCTATTCACTACAATCCATACTCCCTCTCTTTCCAAATAGACTCTTAAAACCAGTCTTAGCAAGTTTAGTAACTATTCAACTTATTCCATCCCCAAGACTTATTTAACATCAGTTTCTCACTAGCAGCAGTGCTAGTTGATCTGGACTGATCTTGTTATCCAGCTAAGTGCTAGGAGAAAGGTCCTTAAGAGTTCAGGTCAGTGTTTGGCAGACACTTGAGAACTACCCCAGGCCCTCTAGTGACTAAAACCTCAGCATAAGGAGTGTTGAAAGTTGCAGAGAGGGAGTAGAGGCTCTCCACGGTTCTTGGACTGAGCCAACAGTCCCTCTGTAACTACGGGGAGAATGAGCAAGGACCCATGGAGAAGTTCCAGGACCAACTTATCTTTCCCTGAACATGGTGCTTAGCCAGAACTGCACCGGAAAGgtcatttaattttcttcatttagctccCTGTGCTGGATTTGGAAAACCAGTACGGTGGCATCAGACTGAGCTCATGACAGGCACATTCCTAGATTATAAGGTCTATGAAGACAGAAACTGTGTTTACCTAGTTTTGTATTCAGGAACACCTGACAATACCTCCTTCATAGtgaatgcttaagaaatgtttggtgaatgaatgaatgaataaatgtgaaTGAAAAGATACTATGCCTGTTCCCCTTGCCCCATTTGGCAGAGTAATCCTCTCCTGGTCAGGTCACTGCTCAGCTTAGAGAGGGAGATGATTGGCTGTGTCTTCCTGGGGCTTTGTGACCCATCGAAAGGGCTGCTTTAGCACTTCTGAACCTCCCCCATCCCTGACCTACACACGCTCCCCTAATGCAACCCCAGATGTAACCTGGGGGGGTGGGGCGCTACATGAAATTTCCAAACATTATTTCAGCCCAAACTGTGTCTGAGCAGAAAGACAACAGCCCAGTGACAATGGGGCATGGTCGCACATCAGAAGCTGGAAACTTTTTGACAGATTCAACAGATTGAGTGTATGCTGTACAGGGGTTTCATTTCTCTGAACAAGCAGCAATGGTTCCAGCCTTCCTACCTGGTAGGATGAGATCTATAGAGCAAGGCCCGTAGGAAATTCAAAATGGGGGAGGAAAGTAGTAGGCCACCTCTAGAGACTAATTAGGCTGCAGAAAAAACCTGGCAACTGTCctgggacagagagggagaaaatggggATTGACCAAAGGTTTTCATTGTTCACTTGGCCAGCCCAACTTTCCAGATGCTGCCATTTTTTGTCCTTGGGCTCAAAGCTTTGTGTTCCATGATACTACATAAGAACTAAAGCTGCCTGGAGCCCTTGTTTCATACACGAAAGCTTATGGGTTCCCGCCGGGGAACCACTCTCTGAAGTCTGATATTATTTACCCTAACCTGCTAAGGAATgctgctgccctttgactgaaacaTTTAGATATATGACTGATGATCATGGTTGGATAAAGGCAGCCAAGGGTCAGAAATCTATGTGCCGCTTGGATTAGGGGATCTCAGTCATGCCCTTCATAGAACTATCATAGGAAAGCTGGGAAGTATGGGATAGACAGAATTTCTGGTAAATTTGTGACTGTCTTCAAATAGATGAAGATTTATTCTGTGGAGGATGATGACCAGCTGTTCTCCTTTTCTACtgaaaagagaataaaggaaaTGGGTTGAACTTGTAGCTGGAGGACTTTAGATTAGTAAAATAGTAGGACATCCTTGACCATGAGGATTATTAAACAACAGAACAACTGACTTAAAGTTTCTGTGAGATTTTCTTAGCGCTTCATGAATCAGAAATTTAAATCTCTAAACTTAGGTGCTATCCTTAGAGCCTAAGGAAATCGACCAAGATCTCTCAAGTTCTTTACTTGGCCCAGCAACCCAtttcttccccgcccccctccaTTTGTCTGCCCCAAACAAGATTTGAACATTGTGCTTCCTGTGTGTTATAGGAAGCTTTGAACATTCACTGTAATGTCTGTGAGTTGatttaatcacaaaataaatatctgCCGCTGTAGAGTGTGGAATTTCCAGGcattagaaaatatttgcaattataaaaaaattttttaaagtatccttTGTTGTACCCATACACACAAGTTACAATCGGCCTGCCTTATCTACCTTCCTACCTTTTGTCCAGACTCTCTCAGGGTTAAACTTTTTCATTACCAGTGGAGAAGTTCCATTCAATGGATCACCTTTAAAAAGGGGATCCCAGAACAGGGAGTGACTTGACAAGGTCACATAGAACCAACCCTACAGACCaaatcttttcctccctcttatcCATTCTATGCCTGTCCTTAGGAACCATGGAGCTATAAAGCAGGATTTTATCCTAGAGTCCAGTTCCCAAGTATCACTCTCTTGATATAATAGTGACAATACAATGGTCATCTGTCATAACTTGTGACAGTCACCATATGCCATAAGATGATTGTAAATAAAACCAGGACCCACAACCAGAGAGGCCCTTGGTAGTATCACTGCTTATGAATCAGAGCCAAGTTCCATGGAAAATTTAATTCCTCCAAACTCCATAGCCTACTTCCAGAGAGTATCCACCGTTTGTCAAAGGATAGGTAGCCCCCGCCAATGATCACAGAGGCAGAGGCAGCTGCCCTGTATGGCGCTGACCATTACTTAATCTCTCCCACCACACATTATTCTTGTCTTAATACAGCTGTGAGGATATCTGTCAGCAGACTAAGGTGggctgggggaagagggagggcaaTACATTCCAGGAAAGAATGGCCCTGAGAAGTGCAATCCTGAGAAGTGCATCCCTAACCTGGAAGAGCCTCAGATTGCTCCTAAAAGGAGCTGCCCCAGAGTCAAAGTTTGTTCAGTTGATTGCCTTTGAGGCTCAGATTCTAGAACCTAACATTTTGGGGTCACCTGGGAAATAATTTATCATTGGAGGATCAAGAATGCCTACTGCCATCCAACATGATGAACTTCCCCCAGTCTcaaaccctccccctccccccaaactcctGGAACTGTATCAGAATTAGAACAATCTTGTATCACAGGTGTGGCAACAGAAAGAGCCTGTTTTTAAGGAACGGAGCTCCATCTGCTGGTCACGGCACAGCTGCCTTCAGAGCAAAGGTCTCCCAGAGCCCGGTAAGGAACCAGGCCAGATCATGAAGGAAAGTCAGATTCTCCATTATTCTCCCAGTGAAAGGCCCCTAGAATTCTGGGATGATTTCTTCCAAATCCCAATGTATAAGAAGACCAAGATGCATCCCTAGGCAGGGCAGAGCCTTACCTAAGTGTCGATGAGCTGCTTCCCAGGCAGCAGCCCTGGCATTAGCTGATGTCCCCAgggaaaaccactccaggaaTACAGCAGGGATGGTATTGAGCTCTGGAAGGCATCAGTTCTTCCAACTGTGTTCACTCAGGTACCCTATTCCCACCTGAGACATTATTATTTAGGATCCCAAGCTTAGGCCTTCCCATCAGGCTTTAGCCCTGAAGTTCCTGGCTTACCTGGCATTGCTCAAGACATTTCCTAAGGATTCTTCAGCATGTGTGGCTGCTCTGAGAACTCTATCAAGGGCTTTAGTTGTGTCCTAAAAAAGAAGTTAGTGACTTTTATGTGGTAAAAGGTCAACAGAGAGGTAAAATGCCCTCAGTTCCCTACCACATCCCCCAGAAATCCCAACACATGCCACTGCAACAAATTCCTGATAACCCCATGCAACAGCTAGGGCCTCATGTGGCTTTCTAACCATACTACCCCTGAGCAGTTGCCTCTGAAAGAGGGCATTTGGACCTAAATCTAATCCAATCTTGTAGAAATCCTTAAAAAGGTCACTctcaagctggagggcccttaaaGTTCAGTTTTTTTAGTGGATAGTTGGTGATCCATTTTCATCTAGGACCACTGCCTCTCCTTTGCCGTACACCAAACTCCCCAGATGGTACGGGAGCTGTCAGCCTCTGGATGTTCCAGGAAGCACCACCTTGTAAACAGTCTTTCTTGTTCCCCCAATTGCTCCTGCCTGTTCTCcccaactaccttgtatttatttagtctGTATGTAGTTACATAagtacatattgtctctcccaatagaaatGCAAgcaagctccttaagagcaggaattgtttcattttgggtttgtgtgtgtgtgtgtgtgcgcgtgtgcgcgcACGCACGCAAGATCCTAGCATGTAGCACTGTGGCACTTGATCATTCTTCATTccttagtccaggggtggggaacatgtgactctaggtcctcaagtgccaccctagattcagtcaaaggagaATTCCACTGGACCTTTGGCTAAGGCATAGACACTGACCTGGCCTCCTTTCTGTCTCCTTATAGCTGGGGTATGGCCGTCAAAGGaggcttgaggacctagagggccccatgcgGCCTTAAGGCCTAGGACTAGACCAAATGCCCCAGGTACCATCTTTGCTAGATTAAGTTCCCTGGCCTGACTAAgtacaaatgtatgtgtatagCAGTAGAGCGGCCCCTAGAACGACCCTTCAGCCCTGTCACTTACCGGATTGCACACAGTCATACACATTTGGTGACACCTCAGTCATTGACGCGGCTTTTGCCATATTGTCATCTCAGCCAGTTCTAGGTATCTCAGTGTTACAGACCTCTGGGAACAAGGGGAAACAGTCAGTCCTTCCAAATGCAATCCCATTTCCATGGAGCCTTCCTGTCAGTCTCTCCCCTTTGATCTTTAGCACTGACTTGGCTACTCACTTAGCATTTTATGTTCTGTAGCATGTTGTTTTTCTCGAGGATGAGAAGGCAGGAGTTTCTCTTATGTATCATATTGCatatagcacagtgccaggcacatggtagACACTCAGTAAGTCCTTGATAAATTAGTAATTTACCCAGTTTGTCTCTTCAGAATATTTTGCAGATGCTGCCTAGGGGCAACACCACCTTTTTCGTTTCCACTTCTCAAGAGGCTAATACAACTCTTTCCTTTGGCTAAGGCATAGACAAGGTCCAGTGGAATTCTCTAGATGCTGACCTGGCCTCCTTTCTGTCTCCTTATAGCTGGGGTATGGCCGTCAATGTGTACTCCACATCTGTGACCAGTGAGAACCTGAGTCGCCATGACATGCTTGCTTGGGTCAATGACTCTCTGCATCTCAACTACACCAAGATAGAACAGCTATGTTCAGGTAAGAAGAGAATGGCAAAGCAGGAATCCAAGCTAGatgtagagagggagaaaggagcagGAATCATGAGAGTAAAATAACTTGAGAATTAGAGAAAAGGGGTATGTAGTTATGGTTGAGACCAAATCAAGCAGCAGaagcctaaattaatttaccagATTTGTTCATAGAACTTAAATAAGTAAACAAAGTGTTTAATCAAGGGAAGGTAAAGAAAGGGCAGGGAAAGTTGCAGGAGATACTGTGGGAGCAAGGGAAGATTCAGAAGAGTAGGAAGAGGGAGGCAGGTGAAAGTGGCACCAACAGTCTCTATTCTCAGCACCAAATTGGTTCTCAGTGTGCTCAAAAGAAAGGGGTCTGGGAGATCCAGAGTAGGaaggagttggggaaggagaggagctAGACTATGGAGACACTCCTGAGGTCAGGCATGCCAATCCACAGGGGCTGCTTACTGCCAGTTCATGGACATGCTCTTTCCTGGATGTGTGCACTTGAGGAAGGTGAAGTTCCAGGCCAAGCTAGAGCATGAATATATCCACAACTTCAAGGTGCTGCAAGCTGCCTTCAAGAAGATGGGTGTTGATAAAGTAGGTGTCTGCACTCAGGAGACCCTGAGGAGCCCTGGGGAAGAAGACAGTCCGGCAGCCACCACCACAGCAGGGGCTGATGGAGCCATTTGGGTCCTTCTGCAGCCTGCTCtggccctcctccctccctcccttcccaccccaactCCATGGGAAGAGAATCCAGCCTTGGGGGCCATATTGAGAACCTCAAGCCCTTTACATACTGTCTTGAGATGCTCAAACTCCCCACCCCAGTGCACCCCCACCCACAAACTTCTTCCTCCTACCTGAGCTCTGCATATCCTGAAAACTCAGGCTCTCAATGGTCTGGTTCCATTTAACTGTCATTCCTTAGTTAGCCCAAGATCCTCATCTTAACATCTTTGTTCCCCTAGTGTATTGattttccttcagctgatcctctCTCCCCATTACTGAGGGGGACACTATATGAGTTTTTTTGGGGAGGATGGGAGATAGCTTTCTCCAGTCTGTGGAGAAGGAACTGGTCACGTgtgcacatgtgtacacacacacacacacacacacacacacacacacacacgtgtgtgcgcgcgcgctcgCATCTCTTCGTCTCAACCCTGCACCTTCCAGTCCGGTTCAACTGCTGTGGTGCTGGAAGGGTAGGAGGTCAGTGAGATAGGGATTGGacagtggggaaggagaaagctAGAAAATGAAATGCTGCATGTTGACCCTGGGGAGGTAGTCCATGATGCAAAGGCATTGCCCCTGAGAGAAAGAGCCCTGAAATGGCACATGGTGAATGCTTTCTGCTTATCTGGTCTGTTTCAGATAATTCCTGTAGAGAAATTAGTGAAAGGAAAATTTCAAGATAATTTTGAGTTTATTCAGTGGTTTAAGAAATTCTTTGATGCGAACTATGACGGAAAGGATTACAACCCTCTACTGGCACGGCAGGGCCAGGATGTGGCGCCACCTCCTAACCCAGGTGATCAGATCTTCAACAAACCCAAGAAACCCATTGGCACTGCAGGTAACGTGCCCCAGCTGGGGGAGGGAACATGGGGGGCCGAGCCTAGAGTGCCTGTGGGGCCGGCCCCATGCCCACCAGCCTGGAGGAGACTGTTATCACGGAGTTCAGATGTCACCTACACTTGTGGGAGAGATCCAACCGTAGGGTGGTGATGGACAGGAAGGGGTGGGTGCTGGAAAATAGCCATTCACCTGGAAGGTGGCAGTCAGCTCAAGGTAGGAAACACAAGGCATTTCTTCCTACTGTCTGAACTTGATCTGTGGACCCAAGAGGGTGGAAGTGACAGCTGGTCCTCTGTCCAGGTCTCCTCAGCCAGCTCAGCCAGAGATATTTGCTCCTTTTG
This region of Trichosurus vulpecula isolate mTriVul1 chromosome 3, mTriVul1.pri, whole genome shotgun sequence genomic DNA includes:
- the MAPRE3 gene encoding microtubule-associated protein RP/EB family member 3 isoform X2, with the protein product MAVNVYSTSVTSENLSRHDMLAWVNDSLHLNYTKIEQLCSGAAYCQFMDMLFPGCVHLRKVKFQAKLEHEYIHNFKVLQAAFKKMGVDKIIPVEKLVKGKFQDNFEFIQWFKKFFDANYDGKDYNPLLARQGQDVAPPPNPVPQRTSPTGPKNMQTSGRLSNVAPPCILRKNPPSTRNGGHEADAQILELNQQLLDLKLTVDGLEKERDFYFSKLRDIELICQEHESDNSPVISGIIGILYATEEGFAPPEDDEIEEHQPEDQDEY
- the MAPRE3 gene encoding microtubule-associated protein RP/EB family member 3 isoform X1 — encoded protein: MAVNVYSTSVTSENLSRHDMLAWVNDSLHLNYTKIEQLCSGAAYCQFMDMLFPGCVHLRKVKFQAKLEHEYIHNFKVLQAAFKKMGVDKIIPVEKLVKGKFQDNFEFIQWFKKFFDANYDGKDYNPLLARQGQDVAPPPNPGDQIFNKPKKPIGTAVPQRTSPTGPKNMQTSGRLSNVAPPCILRKNPPSTRNGGHEADAQILELNQQLLDLKLTVDGLEKERDFYFSKLRDIELICQEHESDNSPVISGIIGILYATEEGFAPPEDDEIEEHQPEDQDEY